The Schistocerca nitens isolate TAMUIC-IGC-003100 chromosome 2, iqSchNite1.1, whole genome shotgun sequence nucleotide sequence ACTTAACACTATTTATTATGttaatttctggattcatttatagaataataatattaattaatagAAAGTcacttgtcaagaaaatttgtaagccctttggaatattgttagtactgcaGAGTGAATTAGCAAATAGAGAGTGCCTCCGATGGGATCAGAAGTGTTTTTATTTTtgggaagaacaatgtaatttttggCTTTGTTGACATGGCAATTGTATGGACagtgtgatattgaaaaatgtgagagaataaagTTTTGATTAAAACAGAAAGTACAGCACAGGCTCACTTCAAATTTATTATATGAATTGTAACCATGAGACCCTATAACATCAAAAATTTCAGCTCCAAGAATCAGCCCCTAGATGTGAAGAACTGGAGCtaactatgagaaaagaagataagtaaaaagtttattgtaaatcttactcctcttgaagcttattaaaagagttaaccATAAAGAATTGTCATTCAACAAATGATGTGGAGGGGTAGATTACAGAGGCCCATAACATACTatgtaggttaccagttaataataagAATGGTACATAGGTGGCATGAGGTGACaccccacaatgtcagtattggctctggaGCAGAAAAGTTAAGGTGATCACTTGTCTGGAATCTAATAAAAGCCTTATTTCTCCATCTTGTTTAATACTACAATGAGTGGATTATTATAGTCATTGCAACTCCTCTCTGTAACTACCCACTTTTCATCCTTTGTAATTCCCTTTCTACAGCTTCCCATCTATATATCGATATTCCATAAGCTTTGATAAAAAATGATTCGTATCATCTTAGCTTAAGTTTACGATGATAATTCTTCTCTCTTTCTTGTTACCGGTACTCATTGAAAACATCACACTACTCCCATAAAAATTTCCTAAAATCATCTTTCTGACTCTTTTTAAGTCTTTCAGCACCTCCTAATTTTGTTTCAACTAAATCATAATATTCTAGATCTCCCTTCTCATGTAAACtatctttctcttcttcagtatatcctctatcATCTAAGAACTTAGCCCTGATATGATTGCTGCTATTCATGCCATTTGCAATGGTCAATTTGATATAAGGTGAAATACCACTTCTTGGTTCAGTAAAACTTATATATTTAGTTACCAGATTAGATCCAACTTTATATTTTACAATCCACTTCATGCCCCAAATAACATCACTTCTCAGATCTGTCATTATAGTGCATCCCTGAATGAATGGTATGTTATTAATTCTGAATGACAGTAACATTTGCTTGTTCAAAACTTTACTGTATCTCCCTGTAGCTCTTCTAACCTTAATTCGTATCACTGGCAACTCAACAAAATCTTGACTGTGCTTTATTATATCCCTTAATTTTTCTGACACATCAGAAATTGGACTCCGTGTTTCTAACAAACAATTGCCTTCCCATTTACCAGTTTCAGTTTAAGTATATGGCCTTCCCTGTACCTCATTATCATCTTTATTTTCTGCCTGATATAAAAAGTCATTCTAAATTTCTTCAAATCCCATGTCTTTTATTTTATACTTCTTTAAGTATGTCTGTGCCTTTGGTTGCATAATACTGATTGGTGTACCAGTTTTTTCAAATTTCTCtcaattttttgttgtttcttccCACCATTCTATATGAAAACTAATACATACTTTTTCCAGTGTACCTTTCATTCTACTATTACTACTTTTGTAACCATAATGGTCCCAAATCACTTCTAAAACTTCATTATTTatgcatatttttatatttcctgtcATTCTCATAACAACTCACTGTGCTACTGATGTCTGTTGGTAAAATCTCACTCTTATGAGCCTGCCTATTACAGTTCTGTCCTCTTGGCTACAATAATTGCTGTCCCCATAACTACCTTCCTCTAATATTTTGTCTTTaatttctatatacagggtgattataattaaagttgaactttcaaaacactgtagaaataacagcactggtcagaatgatgtcaaattgcaacagaatattatcagagcaggggaaaacgtatggtagaagaaagaaatagtgtgaaaatttatcAAGAGACagtactgtatgtgtcagaatacataaataaaaacacctgtcatgtgcacgacccattgaagttggtaatATGGTTTATGGTAGAAGGACCACAAAAGACAAGAAATGACGTATTTATATGTTTAATGAATACTCAAGACATGGTTGATGTGAACAAGGTCAGagatgataacagtttctaagtaaTAAGAATGTAAAGAAAGTTCAGAGATATAATTTACAAATACTAACACTTGAGTCTGCCACACACTCCCTCCACAGTGACAGCGTCCATGTATTTTCAAGGGAAGGTGACCTGTCAACTTGGTCTGGTGATCTGTGGTGAAGGTGCACTGGCTTGATTGCTGTCTATTGTCTTCTGAAGGTTGACAGTCTTTGAAATGAAATGTGATGGAATATCCAAAATGGTGTTTCCTGCTGTGTCTTCCATGTTGAATAGCCTGTCAGAAGGAAGGCCGGTTTCAATCGGTCAATGCTAATGGTTTGTTTTCCTGTTGGCATTTCCACCTTGAAGTGCTTGTCATTGCAAGACAAGACTAGATATGGCCCATCATATGTTGGCTGAAGTGGTGTTCGGACAGCATCATGTTGAATGAAGATGAACTCGCTTGTCATCAGTTGTTGGTGAATAAAGATCTTGTGGTCATGATGTTCTGTTGGAACTGGTCTTAGACTCCTCATTTGTTCCTTCAATTTGAAGATGAAGGTTGGTGTGTCAGTTACTAATTTCTGTTCATTCAGAAATGCTCCTGGTAAGCTAACTGCTAAACCATAAGCCATTTCCACTGGTGAGGTATTGACTTGGGGGATTATGTGGGAGCGACGCCCTAACAGGACCAGAGGAAGCTTCGAAACCCAGTCATCAGACATCTGTGATTTTAAAGCTGATTTTAACTGATGATGCCATTGTTCAATTTTCTATTTGCTGCAGGATGATATGCTGTAGTTTTAGTGTAGAAAATGCCCAGTGTGCTCGTGAGGCATTTGAAATGTTGACATTCAAACTGCCTTCCACAATCAGTAGTTATGATATGAGGCCGCCAAAACGAGATATCCATGTTGAGACTATGGCAAATGAAACTGCTTCTGCTGTGATGTCAGCTAATGGAATTGCTTCTGGCCATTGGGAAAAATAATCAATAATTGTTAGCATACAGCGATATCCTTGTGATGGAGATAGGGGCCCAACTATATCCACATTCATGTGACTGAATCTTGTTGTCGTTTGAGGATAATGTCCCACTGTGCTGTTGGTGTGTCTCCAGACTTCACTTTGCTGGCAAGGAACACATGATGAAGTCCAGGTCTTCACATCTGTTTTTAGTGATGGTCAAGTGAAGTGCTTCCTCACCAGATTAATGGTTGCTTGAACACCAGGGTGAGCTAGATTGTGTAGCAAGTTGAAAATTGCTTGTTGTAGTTGTTGAGATACATATGGGTGAATCATATCTCCAGCTATGTCACAAATAAGTTCTTTACCATTTGGCAACATTATTGTTTGAAGTGCAAGGGAGTTGTATTCTTGATGTGTGGAAACTCTTTGTCACATTGTTGGCTTTCTGCAATTTGTTCCATGGTAACAGTTGGAGGTATAGTGACTGAAGCAATCCATAAACAAGTGTTGGCTGTGAGGTTCTGTTTCCCCATAGTGTAACATATGTCTGTGGTGAAGTGTCCAATTAAACTAATGTTGGATCTGATGCGGAGAAGCTTTGTCCAAATGTTGCTTGAACATGAAGGTGTAAATTGGAAAATCACGTCCTTCAAGCATGCACTAAAAGTGCCTCACTGCTGAGTAGGCAGCGAGGAGTTCTCTGTCAtaggttgagtaattcctctctgcattTGTCACTTTCTTGGAGAAGAATGCTTATGGTTGCAGATTATTATCTTTGATTTGTTGCAAAGATACACCAATAGCATAATCTGAGGTGTCAACCATTAAAActagaggtaaaaaaaaaaaatcagaaccacCCCACTGCACAAAACCACACTCTAGCTACCACTGAGATGGTCAAAGCTTTCATTAAGTAAAATAACAGATTTATTTATGACAGTATGCAGAACTAGACTTGTGGAGCAGAAAATGTGCTGGTGTTAAACAACATGTAACTGCCTTCAATTAAATATTTATTGCACATTAAATATCCAGTCCTGAGAAGTTCCCTTAAACAATAATTCAGTACAGCTCCATTGACTTGTCCAGTATCATATGTGCAAATTATACAATATTATGATTACTTGaatcaataaattaaaatacaatacaataccagtacctttttccttttttacatACGAAAATTGTAAActtacaatttaatttatttaactGATTTAAACAGAGTAAAATTCTTAAAAATTCCTTATGTGTTTTCAATAGGCAGATGCCATAATACAATCATATGCAAACACCTTTCAAGCATAGACACTTAAGTatttcaaataattaaaaattagtgcTACAAGCTCAGACAGGCACTATTTTAACACATGAAGACATGTCTTCATGAAGGACTGGTTAGATTGTGATCCAACAAAACCAGCAACTAGCCATGCCCCTGCATGACCATGGTCTCCACATGCCACCAACTAAATAGCAAAAAATCAAAAAATAGAGAATGTTTCCTGCAGCACATGTAAACTGCTTAAGCACTAAAATATAAAATAAGCAGACCAGCTACAATGACTTGCTTGGTTTAAAATTTTAATCCAAAAACACAAGCTAAATTTTAGTATATCAGTCAAGGCGAAGGAGCTTCAAGATTAGTTATTATCACTCAAAGTTTCCTTAGCGGCACagtaaattaaaacaaacaatTTGACTGTGGTCATAATTCTGGAAGCACAAACTATTAACATCAGTGCAACTCTAGAACTGAAAAATCATCATGTGACACCTTAACAGCACAGTAATTTACAAGTATCTACAGTTGCCAATAACAGCTAGTTCCTGAATACAACAGTTAGAAAATTTACCATTGAAAGCCAGGATGGCAATAGCTTTACATTTGCAGACcacattcattacttcatatcaAACTAGCAAAAGGTAAGTGCTCAACAAATTAAATAAATCTCCACATTGTTCACCACATTTACAGCAGATTTCCAAGCTTTTGCAAACATCAGTGAAATCAGAGTGGGATTCAATACACAGCCATGTCCCCATTCAACGAACAATGACTCCTCTCAACATGCCACACCTGAAGTCAATGTATCCACTTACTTCCCACAGCAAACCCTCACAGTGCCTTCAACTGCTTTCAACCAAGCAGCATTACTCACTAGGGCACAAATAACTTcagtatctctctccctctctcacacacacacatacacactctctcTTTACAGGCACAGAAACACTTCTCTGTACCTGCTCTTCATCACTTGAACTAACTGCCACACATACAATCAACTGACCACCAGACACAGCAGCTCACACTCTGCACTCTACTTCCTGTGTGCATGGGTCCAATTTTCAACTTGACCTTGCGATTCTCCAATCTGGTAAGGACCACTGCACAACCAACCTGCCACTCAGTGATCAAAGATCATCTTGAGCCAATAGCCATATTAATATGGATCATGTCACGGTCCAATATTAAAAGAAACAAGGAGAAAATATGTACCGTTTGACAGTTACGAATCTGGTTGCCAATAGATGGCCTGTAAGTGCTTGTAAGCAGCTTGGGGGAGTCAAGTTGCTCCAGTCATACTAGATTGTGTGAGAATGCCTTTTGTTGCTTGAAGCCACAGCAAGACTCTGTCCAGTCTTATGAGTTTAGAAAGTAtgacaagaaagaaaaataattcttAAAGCACAACTGTATAATGTATTGTATAATTACAAATACACTTTCTggtgacaacatcctcctgaggagTCCCCAACTTGATAATTAGGTTacagactattttacccaagactgTGTCACTATCTTTAAACCATACAGTAGAATTCTGTGTCTTTGAGAAATATAACATCTGTGGTTTATATCTTCTACACCTATATACATATTCTGGAAGCCACAGTGAAGAGGTAGTAGAAGGTATGTACCATTACACTGCATATTGTGCATGGTGTAATTGTCTCTGCAGTCCTTACAGGAATTATTCTAAAGGGCTGAAGTGTATTCCTAGATTCCACACTTAATACTTGTGTGTGTAGGCTTTTGTTTGACAGTTGGTGTACATCTTAAATCATCTGCTGGTTCAGGTTCTACAGCATTTTCATGATGCTTTCAGCTATATTCAGTACCAACTTGGCATGGTCACATTACAAGGTAAGATCAGCCAGTCATCTAGGCTGTGGTCAGTGTAATtattgaaaaggcagctgcccctcttgaggaatcaTTTGTTATGTTGACCTCTCCACATATATCTCTCTGCTACAGTTGTACTTATATCATTGCTAATTGTATTAAGCCACCCACCACTGCATTTGTATGCAGCTGAACAATACAAGAGGAAGAGCAGTGGCTTGTTTCAAAGTAGATAATTTTCTCCTAATATACAGGGAAAGTAATTCTTACAAGTATCAATGAGAAATCCAGTACAGAATGTAACaattttataaaaaggatagttgctaatgACCATGTAGtagaaatgctgagttgcagataggcacaataaaaagactgtcagaaagtgagcttttgaccaacaagacctttgtcagaaatagagaatacacacacacacacacacacacacacacacacagaaatattcaCAAATAAAACTCATATacaaatgaccacagtctctggtagtctgacctcagcagccagagactgtgtgtggaAAGTGGTTGTTTGTACACTTTATGGAAATTATCTACATTGGCTTTCTCTGGCTAACAATatacaataatttttacttattcacAACACTAAATGCTCCTCTCCCTTATGGATTCTACAGAACAAGATGTGTGAATGGACAGCTGATTCATTTTGGAGCTCTGCAATCTTTTGGTTGAGCTACATGCTTCACTGGCTTCCCACCTACTGCATTTGTTCAATATTTTTTGAAAAGATGTTGAAAGGCCTGATTTACAACAAAGACTTCTGAGTGAAATAATTATCTCACTGTTGTTATGCTGTTGTAATTACCTTCATGCTCTAAAACACTACAGTTTCATTTTTTCAGGAGGTTTTCAGGTCTTtctttaatttacttatttattatacTTTCTGCACCATAAACGGAACACACTGTGATTTTCTCTCAGCCTTTCAATGACAAAAATTGGTGCTGTTTTGATTTTTGCAGATGGAACGCCTATTTTGGAAGCAAATATGTATACATCTTcaatatttttcatacaattgtCTTTTTCAAGTATACAGTAGAGTCATGATTTTTACAATGCTCAGTTATCATACATATATGGTCACAGAAAGTAAGTATGTTTGCAACAGCAAAAATGAGGTACTCTTTATcacttaagaaaaaaattattgtaaaaatattCTAGACATGCTTGtaatatactgttacattaataTGGAGGTACTGAACAAGTTGAGTACAGtaatttattgaacaatattttgCTTATTAATTATAATTATCAAGATTATAGAAATTCTTGAAGAACATAAATCCAACAAGTCACCATTTCTGGTGTGTATACATATCTATTTATCATGGGAGATTAGTCAAGAGATAACTCACTTTGATACGAAATATACATTTATTGAACACTTGTACATATGACAGTTATGGCTATTACACATATTGCAAGCAGAAAGTTCATGCCAGACTCACTAGTCGAAAGAAAAAGTTCCCGAAGATAGGGCGTTCTGTGCCAGAGATGCCACACCTACATCTTACATCTTACACTGATTTTCTGCACCATATATTAAACAGCCATGTATGTAGAGGCTAAGTGCTGTCATTAAACCAAGATATTTAAAAAAGTCTCTGCAGGACTCCTTGGGTGTTGATCATAATAGATATCTAACTGTTTTCCCCTGCCTACTGAAAGTACACTTTGCTCCTGAGCAACTAATCCATTTCAGTATTACATACTACAGAAGGGAATGGAAGAAATCAAAATATAGCTGGAGTAACAATTGTTTGCTCACATTTTTTTCCtaatttatgcaataaaaaattaCAGAAGCTAGTTTACCACACAAATGATATGTGTGTCCTTCCCAAAAGAGGTTTTTGTTAATGCTCACTCCAGataatttcactgttttattttcgttttttattttataaatttgagTCTAGTGTTTCCTGAAAAATTAGTGTATTTTGAGATGAAAGTTCACTTCCTTTCCCAAACCTGACGCCACTTCTTGATGACACTAAGTTATATGATCAAATCATAATGGAGACTAGacatgattgtgtgatgtattttgcaaattatttataaaaaagcTCACAAATGGATTTTGAATAATGTAAAATGCTTCTTGTATTTAGTTTTTAATTAAACTTCCAGTGAGTATTTACACTGAATCATCAAAAATCTGTGAGAGTTTccatttatttattctttcattcaTTCAAAGTGTTCCATAGATCCCATCAAGAAGGGGAACCTTCATGCATCTAGAATAAGTCAAGTTATATATTCTAAAAAGACAAAAAATCATAGATACATtacaatgaattaaaaataaaatacaatatacTGGTTAATGCTATTCTTGCATTTAAATTTAATTGTCTAAATCGGGAAAGGGAGCTACTACTTTGAAAAAAGCTGCTATCTTCCAGTTACACTATACGgtatataaaaataaatgtcacatattCCTGCAGGAGATAgtgttggtcaaaactagaagaaacagTCCTATAATTTTAAATACAGAATCTGATGCCTGCTGAGATATTGGCCATTTTACTTGTGATAAGTAATGTATAGTATCTGATGGTGTAGGACATCTTACTGTTGCACACTGAATTGCCAGCAAGTTTGGAGAATATTAACCTTGCAGAAAGACAATGACTGTGGTTTATGCACAAAATGGTATCACACTGTTTTCTACAAGTCATGTGAAGAACTTCACAGCAACATTTCATCATTAGTGGATTGGTCAAGAAGGTCCTGTAGCATGGCCTCTCTGTTCATCAGATCTGAATTGTTGGTTTCCtggctatggggacatttaaaggtGATGGTATATGCCCAGCCCAATGACAATGTGCAGACATCACAGGAGCATGTGACTAGCTGCACGTGACACAATCCAAACGCATGTGCATGATTCACTGCTGAGAAGAGCTGAAGGATGTGTCAGTATGCTTTGCAAACACTGCCTATAGTGGCTACTTCCATGTAACAGGCAGATCCAAGTGAGAGAACAGATTGGCCCATATTTCAAGAAGTATTGATTTCTGGATGTATCATTATAGGAAATTTTCTTATAGTTTTGACCATTACTATCACCCATAGGAATCTGTGACAGTTGTTTTAAACATCATGTATAGCTGCCATTTATCTGCTATTAGTGGCTTAATATTTACTTAGGACTACAGGTACTTGTATACTTAATATTTT carries:
- the LOC126235138 gene encoding uncharacterized protein LOC126235138, with protein sequence MLPNGKELICDIAGDMIHPYVSQQLQQMSDDWVSKLPLVLLGRRSHIIPQVNTSPVEMAYGLAVSLPGAFLNEQKLVTDTPTFIFKLKEQMRSLRPVPTEHHDHKIFIHQQLMTSEFIFIQHDAVRTPLQPTYDGPYLVLSCNDKHFKVEMPTGKQTISIDRLKPAFLLTGYSTWKTQQETPFWIFHHISFQRLSTFRRQ